Genomic segment of Saprospira sp. CCB-QB6:
ATGCCATCCCTATCTTAGGATAACTAGTTTTTGCGCAGATATATACCTTCCCTGCCTTTTGATGACTAGTTTTTGCGCAGATATATGCCTTCCCTGCCTTTTGATCGCTAGTTTTTACGCAGATATATGCCTTCCCTGCCTTTTGATGACTAGTTTTTACGCAGATATATGCCTTCCCTGCCTTTTGATCGCTAGTTTTTGCACAGATATATGCCTTCCCTGCCTTTTGATCGCTAGTTTTTGCAGAGCAAATAGCTAAAAGAAACTTTTCTCTTTAGGCTAGGACCTAAAAAGGGCCAGCTAAATAGCTGGCCCTAAATCTTATGGATCTAGCAGGGCGCAAAGCGCCCGCAGGCTGAGGGATGAGAGCAGGGCCGCCCTAGGCGGCAGCCCCAGGCGCTTTAGCGCCGCAGGGCCGAGCGAACAGCGAGCTGCGGACAGCCCGACCCGCCCGCAGGGCGGGGCAGCCCCAAAAAATAATCCTCCAATCCTAAAGCGATAACTCCCAACTCAAACCCGAAATATCGACTAATCTTAGGGCTTTGGCCTTAGCCGCCAGCCTTTTGCTAAGGGGCAGACTCAGGCGAGCCTTGGCCCCCAAGGGAACCACTAGGCTATGTGCCCCCGCCTTGATTTTAGCGGGATAAGCATTCTGAATTTGTTGGTCGGGCAGGCTAGAAAGCACCTTTTGGTCCCAGGTCTTTAGAACTTGCCCTCTCTCATCTAACAATTCAATCTGGATGATAAAGGAGCCATAGACATCTACGCCCTCTATGCGATAGAGCTCAAAGCTCAGACTATCGGCCTGAAGAAGCGGGGCTGATAGGGCCAATTTGGGCTTAACAGATTTGTTGTGTAGTTGCCCCCATAGGCCCGAATGAAAATATTGATTGGTATAAAGGGCGAGGGCCAAGATGAGCAAACTGCTCCATAAAACGGGCTTTTGGAAGCGTTCCCAGCGGATAGGGCCAGAGCTCCAGAACGACAGGTAACTGCTCCAGCCCCAATGCTCCAAAGCATAATGATCTAGGCTATAGCGGCCTCCGCCCGTCATAAATATACTGGCCCCAGCAGATACCCCCAAAATGCCAATTTGCCATTCATCTAGGCAGGTCGTGCCCAACCAGCCCGAACCCAGCAAAATGCCTAGGGCAAGGCCCAAAACGGCCAGACTCATCAGGCGACTTAAAAAGCCAAGCATAAAAAAGAGGCCCACAACACCCTCTACCAAAGTAAAAAAGAGCATGGCCCACCAGAGATAGGCGGGATGTTCGAGCAAAAACTCGATGATTGGGCCAATGCCTAGGGCCTGCGGCAAAAAATGGTTAAACTTGATGCCGATATAATTAGCCGCATCGGGGTCTAGCTTATTAGAGAGAATCAGGCGGCGCCAAAAAGCCGAGAAATAGGTCCACCCCACCACTAGGCGGAGGCCCAAATTAAAGACGCCCAATAATTTATAAGAAAGGAACTGCTGCCCATCTTGGGGCAAGGCTGTTGTTTGATTTGACATATAAATGAGTTTTTTTAATGAATGAATTGCTTAATTGCCAAGCATTCATCAACTCATTTTTCCATTGTTGGTAGAGCAGAAAGTAGGGTCGAGGAGGGCCTCGAGGGCCTTCGGCATCGAGCATAGCTCTATTTTTCCGCTTCATTTGGCTCAAAAAAAATAGCGAAGCCGAAGAAAGAGGCTTTGGACCTATTTTCTTTAGCTTCACTATCGTTTGGCTCCATTGCAGAAGCCTGTTTTCGCTTTTTTGTTCTGTTTTCGCACAGCTTAGGCCTTTGGCTTTTGCGGCCACAGCCGTGGGCAATTGGCCCAAACTGCTTTGCAGGGCCCAGCGCATTTTGCAAGGAGCCAGCAAGAGCAAGCTGCCCAAAAAGAGCAGGCCAATATATCTGCGAAGCCTTTTCATAGGCACAAACATAAGGCTTTATTCCTTGCGCTTTTCTTAGCTATTTGCTAAAGCTTTCCAAAAGTCCTTTAGCCCCTTCAAACAAGCTGTCTAGGGCTTTTTCCATTTGCCAGCCGGCTCGATTGCGGGGCTCTACATAATTGGAGATAGACCGCAGGGCCACAAAAGGCTGTTTGGCTTGCAGGCAGGCAAAGAAAAAGGCAGCGCCCTCCATACTCTCCAAATCGGCCTCGGGATATTTGGCCCGAATCTGCTCGATAGAATGGGCAGAACCATGGGCTTTATTGACCGTTAGGCCCGTAGCCAGGGGCAAAAACTCGCTTTCATCGGCCTGGGGATTATAAAGCCGCTTATTGATATAAGGCGGATTACTTGGTTCTAAGAGGCCCAAATCAAAGAGATCTAATAGGCGACCGTCTTTTTCCTCGGCCCCTAGGTCTCCTAAGATTTCGGCCCGAACGTGATAGAGCTGGCCCAAAACCAAATCGGGATTCAAGGCTCCAGCTACCCCTAGGTTAATCGCCAAATCGGGGGGATTTAAGAGGAGCTCTTGGCCCAAAGCATGGGCGGTATGCATACTGCCCACCCCAGTGATTAGGCAATGTAGTTCTAGTTGGCCTTGCTTAAAGCTACCCGCTCTGCGCTGGGGCTCCCAGTTTTTGTACAGCCATTGCAAAAGGGGCGAAATTTCTAGTTCGGTAGCGGCGACAATCAGGAGTTTCATAGTTGAGTGGCTTGTTCGGCGAGATATTCTTCTTGGCTGAGGCGGTCATAATAGCGCATCTTAAAGCGCTCATTTTCGAGGACCACTTGAGTGTGGCTAACCGTCTGCACAATGCCATTATTGCGGTACATCACTAGGCCATTTTCGATATCGCCTTGGCCACCTTCCTGATGAAACTGCCAAGCGGATTCTGGGCGGTAGATGCCTTGTTGGCCCTTCCAATCGCTAAACCAGCCCGCTCTTTGGGCCTGAATCGGAGCGGGATAAAGAGTGGCAGAAGACCAGATATAGGCTTCGGTGGGCATCAATTCTTCTACATGAGCCCTTTCCTCATCCCAGCGCAATTGGTACAAACTGCCTCGGTCATAAATGACCAAAGTAAAGGGTTCGATCCCTTCAAAATCATAGTGTTCAAAAAAGCTGGGCGCATCTTCATAATCAAAGAAATCGAGGACCAGCAGGCCACGGCTGCGCTTATAAGGCGGTTGGTGTTTATGTTTCACAAAGGCGCCATTGAGCAAACAAAGCAGGCGGCCATTATCCGAGGCGGCAATCCAAGTTCCCCCTTGGCTCGGCTCTTTGGGGTAAATCAACCCCTTTTCCTCATTCTTAAAAATCCCCTCGGGTTGGCGGCGGGGGCTCTCATCTCGGTTAGACGTCAGTACAAATTGGTCCTTGCCTAGGGGCAAGTAAGTTACGGTACACATAATATTATAAAGTTCTTGTTTTTCGGTTGGGGGTTGGGGATATTTTGGGGCTGCCCCGGCCAAGGGCCGGGTCGGGCTGTATCGGGGCTCGCTGTTCGCTCGGCCCTGCGCGGGCTTTGCCCGCTGGGTCTGCGGCTTCGCCGCCCCCCTTTCCATCCCTCAGCCGAGGCGCTTTGCGCCTGCTCGCTGCAAATTATTGGCCCAATAAAATTTGTTGGGGAAAGAGTTTTTTGAGGCGGGCATCATGGGTTACAATCAGCAGGCTAGCGTTTAGGGCTTCTGATTGTTCGCGGAGGAGTTGGGCCACTTCCTTGGCATTTTTATCGTCTAGGCTGGCCGTGGGTTCATCGGCGAGGATGAGTTGGGGGCGGCGCAGTAGCACTCTAGCAATAGCGATGCGTTGTTGTTCGCCTTGGCTTAATTGATGGGGTTTGGCCTTGCCTTTATCGGCTAGGCCTAGGCGGTCTAGCAACTGGGAAATGGCGTTTTTATCTTGTTTGATTTTGGCAAAATACTGAGCGGCTAGAAGGTTCTCTTCTACATTTAGGGAGCGGACCAGGTGGGCCTGTTGAAAGACGACGCCTACCTTTTGGCCTCTAAACTCATCTAATTGGCCCTTCATATTTTCTAGGGCTAGCTCTCCTAGGCGGATACTTCCGCTTTGTAATTTTCGGAGGCCAGCGATCAGGTGGAGCAGGGTGGTTTTGCCGCAGCCGGATTGGCCTAAGAGCAGGCGTTGTTCGCCGGCGGGGCAAGTAAAATTGGGAAAATCGATCTGTTTTCCATCGGGATATTGGTAACTAACATCTTGAACGTGTAGGTCCATAGGAAAGAAGTTTCTGGTCCAAAAAATGGCGGCTTTGCCGCCTTGGCCGCAGGCCAAACGGCCTAGGGGCGTGAAGGGGTGGCCGAAGGCCAGACCGAAGCGCGCAGCGCTGAAGGGCCGAGCGAATAGCGAGCCCCGGAACGTAGCGCCGCAGCTTGCTGCGGAGGCCCCAAAAGGGCATAAAAAAGGGGAGAACAGCGAACTGTCCTCCCCTCAAAAGTACAATATTTTGGCTTATTTCTGCAAAATAATGCGTTCGGTCAATACTTGCTCACCCACGATAATGCGAGCGAGATAAACGCCAGCGCTATAATTGGCTAGGTTAATTTGGTAGTTATGGTTACGGCCCAATTGGCTGGGGAAGCGTTGTACTTCTTGGCCATTGAGGTTAAAGATCGTCAATTGTACTTCTTCTTCCTTGGCTAGTTCAAGTTGAAGCTGAGCAACAGCTTGCGTAGGATTGGGGAAGAGGTTCAATTGGTTAAGGCCTTCAACTCCATTGATGTTAGTGGGTTGAGTATAAGCCACAGTGATAATTTGGCTAGTAGAGCAACCTACTCGATCGTAGACAGTAACTTCATACTGGCCAGAAACGAGGTTATTGATGCTAGCGGTAGTGTCTCCAGTATTCCAAACGATATAGTAAGGACCAACACCGCCAGAGACAGAAATATCGATAGAGCCAGCGAAGTCGCTGCTTTCGTTTACGATATTATCTACATTGATTGTCAAAGCGGGGTTAGCGCTAATTGTGTAGCTTTCGTCATAAGTACAGCCGATAGCGTCGGTAACGGTTACGCTATAAGTTTCGCCATCGAGGACGTTGCTTAGAGCGGCAGTAGTTGCGCCATTGCTCCAGTTGTAAGTATAGGGAGCTGTACCACCTTGTACGCCTGCTTGGAGGGTACCAGCATTGCCACAGTCTACACCATTAGCCACAAAGTTAAAGTTGATCGGGGCTGGGCCATTAACGGGATAAGTTTCGGTAAACTCACAGCCGTTATCGTCGGTAATTGTTACGGTATAAGTTCCAACATCTAGTCCAGAGATATCTTCAGTAGTAGCGCCAGTGGTCCAATCAAAAGAGAAAGGAGCGGTACCGCCAGTTAGGCTGATATCAACAGCACCGTTACCGTCCCGTCCGCAGCTAAGTGTGCTCAATTGAGCGCTAACTGTGGGGGCGGGAAAGAAAGAAATTTGGATAGAGTCGGTCAAAACACAACCATTTCCATCAGTCATGGTCACGGCGTATTGGCCTTCCACGCTAGTAATAATTCCGGGCACAGTTTCGCCAGTACTCCAGAGATAGCTTTGAGCGCCAGGTGCTGCGGCCAATCCAATAGGACTGCTTTCACAGATAGTTGCATCGGGGCCAAGGTCTAGGTTAGCGGTAGCGACAACTGTAGCCGTAACGGGGGTACGTGTTGTACCACCAGCACAAGAAGTGATCTCTGCATAATAAGTAGTAGATACTTGAAGAGCAGGAGTAGTAAATACGGGATCGGTAGACAAGAGTGTACCGCCAGTAGCTTGATCGTACCAGCTAATTCCGCCAGCGGGCATAGAGGTCAAGCTAGCGCTATTTCCTACACAAGTAGTGTCTCCCATGAAAGTGGGGTTAGGATTAGCGATGCTCACACAAACGTTTGCGGTATCGTTGCTTGCGTTAGCGTCGGCAGCTAGCTGTGTAATAATTTCGAAGCAATAGTTTCCGCCACCAGTAGTGTTAAAGGTACCTACAGTGAGAGTATCTTGAGCGGCAGAGGCTAGTGGACCTGCGTAAGTAGCGTTAAAGGTTTGCGTACCGTTGGGGCCGTTCAAATTTACGGTTACGGGTACATTGCTGATGCTGTTGCTCCCATTATTAGATAGCGTAATCACTAAAACTTCATTGGCGTTTTCGCAGGTTCCTACGCTAGGTGCGTCAACACCAACGGCTACGGCATCATCCGTAAAGATAGTAATCTCATCGGCTCCGATATCGGGCAAGCTTGTCCCTGCAGAGGGGCGAGTTTCTCCATCGATATCAGTGGCAACACCTACAAGGGCTCCAGCGGCGTTGAGTTGGATGTTTTGAACGTGTAGGTCAGTGTAGTTAGCGACAAACTGAGGGTCGATATCCAAAGAGTTGGCATCATAGCCATAGGGGCCAGAGGCCTGCCAAGTAGCCAAGTCATAAGTAGTTGTACCATAATCGATATGGTTAGTTCCGCTAGCCTTATAGAATACGTTATTATCCATAGCGGCCAAGGGCAGGGCATCTGCAGATTCGAAAGCGTAGGCAGAAGCATTATCGGCCACAAAGATATTATTACGAATATCTAGGTCGGTGGGGTCATTCATATAAAGACCAGAAGCGGAAGAGCTTCCAGAACCTACTAGTGTATTGTGCCAGATATCTACATATTGGATATCATCCATATAGAGTGCATCATCACTCTTAGAGAAGACAGTATTGTTGATAATCTGTCCACGGCGAGTGATAGCGCCATCGAAGTTACCATCAGAGATATAGATACCGTAATCTTCTGTCACTACACGGTTGTAGTTAATCGTAAAGTCCATAATATCGAAGCAATAGATTGCATCACTGAAAGTAGAGCCCACAGTTGTTTCAATCGTATTGTAGTTAATCTCGATAGAATCTTGGTCGTCGAGATAGATACCATAGTCATCAAAATCTACAATTGTATTGTTGATGATACGGTTGTATTTGTTGCGAGCGGCGCTAGCGCCTTCGATGTGAATTCCCATTTCACCACCAGTGATATAGTTATTCTCAATAAGAGTATAATTAGCATTATTACCCTCTGTATAGTCATTGGTATATTCTCCTGAAATAACCACAGGAATCACATCAAAGACAGAAGTTTGGAAAGTCGCTGAGATGTAGTTATTTCGGATGCTATTATGATCTGCACCATTGGTAAAATGTACAGCCCAACCATCATCTCCAGAAGCGGCAGTAGTCGCAATATTGAAGTTTTGTACCGTTACATAATCGACTTCATCAAACAACACAGTAGCATATTGGCTATTAGAAGCGTCATGTGTAAGGAAAGTAGTTGCGGTATCGCCACCATCAAAAGTAATAGTATTCGTCATACTTGCGCCAGTGATTTCTCCGACTAGGGCTAGTTGTTGCCCAGCATAGACGCCTGGAGCGACTTGGAAAGTGACGGCACCAGCCACACCACATTGGTAAAGGCGAGCAACGGCATCAGTAATAGCGGGAAAGTCAGAAGTGGGTGTACCCACAGTATAAGTACCAACTAGACCTTGGCAAAGCTCGGCATAGAGCGTATCATTGCTCATACGGTCATCGATTTGGCCGTTGGGCATGCTGGTCCAGAAAACAAAATCTACATTTTGTCCAGCGGGGAAGTTGATATTACTTAGGGTAACGTCTACTTCTTGCTGAGGTCCAACAGGAGCTCCAGTGTAGCCAATTGTTCCTTGAGTGGCACCGTTATAGGTCCAATCAATATTAAAAGTCGTTAAATCTTGTACACCAAAATTGCGTACACGTACAGTGACGGCTTGAAAGCCTGAAGTTAAAGGAGAGGTAGGGTTCACTAAAGCGACAACACCTGCGTCATTATCTTTAGGACGATATTCATCTGCTCCAATGTCTACAGTTGTTGCGCCTGTAAATGGACGAGATTCTCCGTCAATATCCACAGTAACGCCTAAGGTATTATCTCCTGCATCATTGGCAAAGGCTCCATCTACGTGTAGATCAGTTGGACCAAAAAATACAGGATCAGCTTCCACAGAGTTAGTACCATGGCCGAAAGTGTTACTATTTTGCCAAGTCACTACATCTACATAGTTAGATGTGCCGAACTGAATAAAGTTTGTTCCAGCGTTAAAGCGGAAGAACAAGTTGTGATCCATATCGGTTAGGGCCAAAGCATCAGCATGGCGGAAAACATAACCGAAGTCTGCAGTAAAGATATTGTTCACTACATTTACATCTAGCAAGTCATTACCATAGAATGAAGCACTAGTAGTACTCGTGCTTTTGTTCCAGGTACTATTATGGAAAACATCAGTCTCATTCACATCATCTAGATAAATGGCATAAGTACCTTCAGCGATAGACATGTTATTGATAATTTCTCCACGACGAGTAGGCGTAGCATCAAAGTTTCCGTCAGAAACATAGATACCATAATCTGGGGCATACACATTATTGCTATTGATACGGAAGTTCATCAAGTCAAAGCAATAAATTGCATCAGCATAGGTATAGCGAAGGTCATTCACGCTGTTTCCAATAATGTCTACAGAATCTTGGTCATCCATATAAATACCATAGTCATCTACACCTGAGATCGTATTATTCACAAAGCGGTTACCTATGTTGGGGGTTGCGCTAGCCCCCTCAAAGCGGATTCCATAGTCTCCTCCAGAAATAGCGTTACCTTGAATAAGGTTATAGTTTGCATTATCGCCTTCTGTATAGTTATTGATATAGCTTCCTGAAGCTAAAATCCCAATTACATCAAAAATACCTGATGTATAAGGCATTGTAATTTGGTTATTGAGGATTTGGTTATTATTGGCCGAATTAGTCAAGAATACCCCCCAAATATCTGTAGATCCAGTACTTTGAATACCTAAGTTTTGGATGCGTATCCACTCTACTCCATCAAGAGCAACGGTAGCATTACCATCTGTGCCAGAACCATCATGAGTTACAATAGTAGTGGCAGGGTTTCCACCATCAAAGGTTACCGTATTAGTTGCAGAAGCTCCTACAATAGGGCCAACCAAAGCAATGTTTTCTGTATAAGTACCAGGCTGAATATTAAACGTAACTGGACCACTAATTCCGCAGCTATACATCACAGCTACAGCATCTCCAATTGTGGCAAAATCGGCAGCAGCACCTCCTATAGTGTAGCTACCATTTAGGCTAGTACAAAATGTCAGCGTCAAAGTATCATTGCCAGGAAAGTTATCTGTATTGCCGTTGGGCAAAGAAGTCCAAGCTCTAATTGTCGTTGAACCAGTAGCAAAGTTGTAGTTACCTAAGTTCACATTTACGCTAGCCTGAGGTGCTACTAAAGTGCTATAATTTACCTGCGTTTGCATCACCCCATTCATTTCCCAGTCAATATTTACTGAGTTTAGGGCATTAGTTCCAAAGTTAGTCAACGTCACATCTACTGCTTGGTTACCAGCGATACCCGGTACTGTTGGTGCGACCAAAGCTGTAATTCCAGCATTATCTGGAACTGGAGCTGTTCCTGTAATACTGAAATCATCTAGGGTGAATCCGTCAGAACCTGTAGTACTAGTTGCTTCAAAGTTGTCGGACCAACCAAAACGCACTTGAAAAGTACTACTGACCAATTGACTATTGGCGGCTAAAATCGCATCAATATCAAATCCTGTTTCATTGAAGTAAGTCCCTAAAGTAGTATTTGCAGTCCAATCATAGATCTCAATCCAAGCATCAGTATTGCTACCACGGATCCAAACGCGATCTTCAGGGTGCACCTCATCACCATGATCCATCCACCAGAAGCTAAGTTCTAGATCATTAGATCCAAGGTAGGGGGATAAATCCCCTGTAAAGGTTAAATAAGAAATTCCTAAGGTACCACTTACTTCTGCATCTAATGTCATTGCTCGGCTACCTCCATGATAAAAGGCAGAGCCAGCATCTGTCCGAAGACGACAGTTCGTGGTATTTTCCTCAAATTCCCATTGGTATCCTGTACCTGTAAGGCCAGGAACAGGGTTGGTCGTGGCTACATAAGTACCCGCTGTGGCGCCCTCAAAATCCTCATTATAAGGGAGGCTTAGCTGAGCCTGCGAAGAGGTCCAACTAGCCAAAAACAGCGCTACACAGTAACCTAATTGTGTTAACGTTTTTCGCATCGTTTAAATTTAAGTTTGATGAAGAGTTATAAATTAGTGAAATCTTCCTAGGTAAAGTTAAGGATTTTTCAATTGAAAACAAACCCTCTTTAACGCCTATCCCTGTTACATAACATATCTTCATATTTTGTTTTTATTCTCTCCGCTAACTAGACCAATAAAGCCCTACTTTAGGAGCGAAGCGACTAGCTGAGGGATGGATAAAGGGGGGCGTAGGCCAGACCGAGCCGCTGTAAGCGGCGACAAAAAGGCTGAAGGCCGCAGTTCGATGACCGAAGGGAATAACGGCCGAGCGAGCAGCGATCCCTGACAACCAGCCCCTAAAGGGGCGCCAGTTCGACGACCAACGGGAGTACCCCGCCCGACCCGCCCTTCGGGCGGGGCAGCCCCAAAACAAACCCATATTCAAACAATAATATATTTCACTACACATCCTCAAAGACAAAAAAGCAGAAAAAAAAAAAAAGAAAAGCCTAGATATTGTTAGCTTAACAGCTAGAATTTAAAATAAGTCTTAATATATGTCTGCTCCGCCCAAAAAAGCGAAAAGAGTTATCGCTTGGTTTCGCCTAGATTTGCGACTACATGATAATGAAATGCTCACCGAAGCCCTGAAGGCTGGCGAGGAGGTGTACCCCGTCTATGTCTTTGATGAACGGACATTTAAGGGCAAAACGGAAGCAGGCTTTGCCAAAACGGGCCCCAGACGCTGCCAATTTATTATTGAGGCTGTGGCCGACCTGCGCCAACAACTGCAAGCCCTTGGCATTGATCTCATTATCCGTACAGGAAAGGCCGAAGAAGAGATTTTTCAGCTGGCCCAAGAACTCAAAACAGGCTGGGTGTTTTGCAACCGAGAAAAGACTTATGAGGAAGAAGTTCAACAAAATCGCTTAGAAGAAAAACTTTGGACGATTGGGCAAGAAATTCGGTTTTTTAGAGGCAAAATGCTCTACTACACCCAAGATCTCCCCTTCCCTATTGCCCATACACCCGATGTTTTTACTCAGTTTCGCAAGGAAGTTGAAAAGCTAACGCCTGTTCGAGAACCGCTCCCCAAACCCCAAAGTTTTGTTGCCTGGAGCCACCGATTAGCCCTGGGAGAACTTCCACAATTAAGCGATTTTGGCTGGGAAACGCCCCCCAA
This window contains:
- a CDS encoding TQO small subunit DoxD, encoding MSNQTTALPQDGQQFLSYKLLGVFNLGLRLVVGWTYFSAFWRRLILSNKLDPDAANYIGIKFNHFLPQALGIGPIIEFLLEHPAYLWWAMLFFTLVEGVVGLFFMLGFLSRLMSLAVLGLALGILLGSGWLGTTCLDEWQIGILGVSAGASIFMTGGGRYSLDHYALEHWGWSSYLSFWSSGPIRWERFQKPVLWSSLLILALALYTNQYFHSGLWGQLHNKSVKPKLALSAPLLQADSLSFELYRIEGVDVYGSFIIQIELLDERGQVLKTWDQKVLSSLPDQQIQNAYPAKIKAGAHSLVVPLGAKARLSLPLSKRLAAKAKALRLVDISGLSWELSL
- the mqnB gene encoding futalosine hydrolase translates to MKLLIVAATELEISPLLQWLYKNWEPQRRAGSFKQGQLELHCLITGVGSMHTAHALGQELLLNPPDLAINLGVAGALNPDLVLGQLYHVRAEILGDLGAEEKDGRLLDLFDLGLLEPSNPPYINKRLYNPQADESEFLPLATGLTVNKAHGSAHSIEQIRAKYPEADLESMEGAAFFFACLQAKQPFVALRSISNYVEPRNRAGWQMEKALDSLFEGAKGLLESFSK
- a CDS encoding NRDE family protein; translated protein: MCTVTYLPLGKDQFVLTSNRDESPRRQPEGIFKNEEKGLIYPKEPSQGGTWIAASDNGRLLCLLNGAFVKHKHQPPYKRSRGLLVLDFFDYEDAPSFFEHYDFEGIEPFTLVIYDRGSLYQLRWDEERAHVEELMPTEAYIWSSATLYPAPIQAQRAGWFSDWKGQQGIYRPESAWQFHQEGGQGDIENGLVMYRNNGIVQTVSHTQVVLENERFKMRYYDRLSQEEYLAEQATQL
- a CDS encoding ABC transporter ATP-binding protein; translation: MDLHVQDVSYQYPDGKQIDFPNFTCPAGEQRLLLGQSGCGKTTLLHLIAGLRKLQSGSIRLGELALENMKGQLDEFRGQKVGVVFQQAHLVRSLNVEENLLAAQYFAKIKQDKNAISQLLDRLGLADKGKAKPHQLSQGEQQRIAIARVLLRRPQLILADEPTASLDDKNAKEVAQLLREQSEALNASLLIVTHDARLKKLFPQQILLGQ
- a CDS encoding Ig-like domain-containing protein, with the translated sequence MRKTLTQLGYCVALFLASWTSSQAQLSLPYNEDFEGATAGTYVATTNPVPGLTGTGYQWEFEENTTNCRLRTDAGSAFYHGGSRAMTLDAEVSGTLGISYLTFTGDLSPYLGSNDLELSFWWMDHGDEVHPEDRVWIRGSNTDAWIEIYDWTANTTLGTYFNETGFDIDAILAANSQLVSSTFQVRFGWSDNFEATSTTGSDGFTLDDFSITGTAPVPDNAGITALVAPTVPGIAGNQAVDVTLTNFGTNALNSVNIDWEMNGVMQTQVNYSTLVAPQASVNVNLGNYNFATGSTTIRAWTSLPNGNTDNFPGNDTLTLTFCTSLNGSYTIGGAAADFATIGDAVAVMYSCGISGPVTFNIQPGTYTENIALVGPIVGASATNTVTFDGGNPATTIVTHDGSGTDGNATVALDGVEWIRIQNLGIQSTGSTDIWGVFLTNSANNNQILNNQITMPYTSGIFDVIGILASGSYINNYTEGDNANYNLIQGNAISGGDYGIRFEGASATPNIGNRFVNNTISGVDDYGIYMDDQDSVDIIGNSVNDLRYTYADAIYCFDLMNFRINSNNVYAPDYGIYVSDGNFDATPTRRGEIINNMSIAEGTYAIYLDDVNETDVFHNSTWNKSTSTTSASFYGNDLLDVNVVNNIFTADFGYVFRHADALALTDMDHNLFFRFNAGTNFIQFGTSNYVDVVTWQNSNTFGHGTNSVEADPVFFGPTDLHVDGAFANDAGDNTLGVTVDIDGESRPFTGATTVDIGADEYRPKDNDAGVVALVNPTSPLTSGFQAVTVRVRNFGVQDLTTFNIDWTYNGATQGTIGYTGAPVGPQQEVDVTLSNINFPAGQNVDFVFWTSMPNGQIDDRMSNDTLYAELCQGLVGTYTVGTPTSDFPAITDAVARLYQCGVAGAVTFQVAPGVYAGQQLALVGEITGASMTNTITFDGGDTATTFLTHDASNSQYATVLFDEVDYVTVQNFNIATTAASGDDGWAVHFTNGADHNSIRNNYISATFQTSVFDVIPVVISGEYTNDYTEGNNANYTLIENNYITGGEMGIHIEGASAARNKYNRIINNTIVDFDDYGIYLDDQDSIEINYNTIETTVGSTFSDAIYCFDIMDFTINYNRVVTEDYGIYISDGNFDGAITRRGQIINNTVFSKSDDALYMDDIQYVDIWHNTLVGSGSSSASGLYMNDPTDLDIRNNIFVADNASAYAFESADALPLAAMDNNVFYKASGTNHIDYGTTTYDLATWQASGPYGYDANSLDIDPQFVANYTDLHVQNIQLNAAGALVGVATDIDGETRPSAGTSLPDIGADEITIFTDDAVAVGVDAPSVGTCENANEVLVITLSNNGSNSISNVPVTVNLNGPNGTQTFNATYAGPLASAAQDTLTVGTFNTTGGGNYCFEIITQLAADANASNDTANVCVSIANPNPTFMGDTTCVGNSASLTSMPAGGISWYDQATGGTLLSTDPVFTTPALQVSTTYYAEITSCAGGTTRTPVTATVVATANLDLGPDATICESSPIGLAAAPGAQSYLWSTGETVPGIITSVEGQYAVTMTDGNGCVLTDSIQISFFPAPTVSAQLSTLSCGRDGNGAVDISLTGGTAPFSFDWTTGATTEDISGLDVGTYTVTITDDNGCEFTETYPVNGPAPINFNFVANGVDCGNAGTLQAGVQGGTAPYTYNWSNGATTAALSNVLDGETYSVTVTDAIGCTYDESYTISANPALTINVDNIVNESSDFAGSIDISVSGGVGPYYIVWNTGDTTASINNLVSGQYEVTVYDRVGCSTSQIITVAYTQPTNINGVEGLNQLNLFPNPTQAVAQLQLELAKEEEVQLTIFNLNGQEVQRFPSQLGRNHNYQINLANYSAGVYLARIIVGEQVLTERIILQK